The following are encoded in a window of Stigmatopora nigra isolate UIUO_SnigA chromosome 23, RoL_Snig_1.1, whole genome shotgun sequence genomic DNA:
- the akap14 gene encoding A-kinase anchor protein 14: protein MEWVIAKDFTVDVGKEQIVEFIRTWDLEPAWIYSLNFLYSAEEEEKTSFHYLANFSTPSPQRPIPTAAGVYFVMDVSKVEPQVEPIDVHFFVESNRLKHTPGKTRFTEKWLLDIIECKIAASEAMRKL from the coding sequence ATGGAGTGGGTGATTGCTAAAGATTTCACAGTAGATGTGGGCAAAGAGCAGATCGTCGAATTTATTCGAACATGGGACTTAGAACCCGCGTGGATTTACAGTTTGAATTTTCTCTACTCTGCCGAAGAGGAAGAAAAGACGTCGTTTCATTACCTGGCAAACTTTAGCACCCCGTCGCCGCAAAGGCCCATTCCAACTGCAGCTGGCGTGTACTTTGTAATGGACGTCTCCAAAGTCGAACCTCAAGTCGAGCCGATCGATGTCCACTTTTTTGTCGAATCCAACCGGCTGAAGCACACGCCTGGGAAGACGCGATTCACCGAGAAGTGGCTGTTGGACATAATCGAATGCAAGATTGCAGCTAGTGAAGCCATGCGTAAATTGTAA